One window from the genome of Treponema sp. OMZ 838 encodes:
- a CDS encoding glycoside hydrolase family 3 protein, with product MHRKHLFAAVLFGVALPVLLQVNTQLNAQAQAAGLKTLPDFYDPVPAAELAGRITEAMTDEELLSQTFMFGWAGQAPTDLLMSWITERSLGSIKIFGWNTEDSVELAKAISLLQKKANSTRFRIPLFVATDQEGGWIRHVKGRTSETPGNLAIGASGYPIDAYYEGFYIARELSALGINLNFAPTVDLYTNHESSIIGPRSFGQSPEAAGILARAFMQGSKKAGVLTTAKHFPGHGDTALDSHGKLPSIAISKETFYNRELVPFQYLIEADVPAIMTGHLHFPAVSEHGEPASFSQYLLQTVLRGQLGFKGLVITDDMMMHGAIRYAGTIAKAVQLALEAGNDIIESSTTPRLYDAFWTENLQRMQTNEAFRLRVKDAAYRIIEAKLRYFKSGNAVPLYPDIYTIPEKLPDAEGQAFFLSLAARAVTVVRGKYIPYTTKTGEKILLAGSYSAFLQAGLKRFPAAQTSNLSDGIFTKTAASDAVIFCLSNDSSLKVLQQLYKAYPKKRYIIFSCLSPVFLSGIPEIPTAIALYSYAPVSFTAGFGALLGDFKPQGHLPLDGIN from the coding sequence TTGCACCGTAAACACCTTTTCGCCGCCGTCCTATTCGGCGTCGCACTGCCGGTTTTACTGCAGGTCAATACTCAACTGAATGCTCAAGCTCAAGCCGCCGGCCTTAAAACGCTGCCCGATTTTTACGACCCCGTCCCCGCCGCGGAACTTGCCGGCCGGATCACGGAGGCGATGACCGACGAAGAGCTGCTGTCTCAAACGTTTATGTTCGGATGGGCGGGGCAGGCGCCGACCGATCTTTTAATGAGCTGGATTACCGAACGGAGTCTCGGCAGTATCAAAATATTCGGCTGGAATACTGAGGATAGCGTTGAACTGGCAAAGGCTATCAGCCTTTTACAAAAAAAGGCCAACAGTACCCGCTTCCGTATCCCGCTTTTTGTTGCAACCGATCAGGAAGGAGGCTGGATACGCCACGTTAAAGGACGTACGTCGGAAACGCCCGGTAACCTCGCCATCGGCGCCTCCGGTTATCCGATAGACGCCTACTACGAAGGCTTTTATATTGCCCGGGAGCTTTCGGCTCTTGGAATCAATCTCAATTTTGCACCGACGGTAGACCTCTATACTAACCATGAATCTTCTATTATTGGGCCGCGTTCTTTCGGGCAATCGCCGGAGGCAGCGGGAATTTTAGCCCGCGCCTTTATGCAGGGGAGTAAAAAGGCAGGCGTACTCACAACCGCCAAGCATTTCCCCGGACATGGAGACACCGCGCTTGACAGCCACGGAAAGCTACCGAGTATTGCCATCTCCAAAGAGACCTTTTACAATCGCGAACTGGTGCCGTTTCAATACCTCATCGAAGCGGATGTACCGGCAATTATGACCGGACATTTACACTTTCCCGCCGTATCCGAACACGGAGAGCCTGCCTCGTTTTCTCAGTATTTACTGCAAACCGTGCTGCGCGGCCAGCTCGGGTTTAAAGGCTTGGTTATTACTGACGATATGATGATGCACGGAGCAATCCGCTATGCTGGTACGATTGCTAAAGCGGTACAGCTCGCACTTGAGGCGGGAAACGATATTATCGAATCCTCTACCACGCCGCGCCTCTACGATGCATTTTGGACTGAAAATTTACAGCGGATGCAAACCAACGAAGCATTCAGGCTGCGGGTTAAGGATGCGGCATACAGAATTATCGAAGCAAAACTCCGGTATTTTAAAAGCGGCAATGCAGTACCGCTCTATCCCGATATATACACTATTCCCGAAAAGCTGCCCGATGCCGAAGGACAGGCTTTCTTTCTTTCCCTTGCCGCACGGGCGGTTACCGTTGTCCGCGGCAAATACATTCCGTATACGACAAAAACCGGAGAAAAGATATTGCTTGCCGGTTCATATTCCGCTTTTTTACAGGCGGGCTTAAAACGCTTTCCGGCCGCTCAAACCAGTAATCTGTCGGACGGTATTTTTACCAAGACCGCTGCAAGCGATGCCGTTATCTTCTGTCTTTCAAACGATTCATCGCTCAAAGTCTTACAGCAGCTTTATAAAGCCTATCCCAAAAAGCGGTATATTATTTTCTCCTGTCTTTCACCGGTATTCTTGTCGGGTATTCCGGAAATACCAACGGCGATTGCACTGTACAGCTACGCGCCGGTTTCGTTTAC
- the trxB gene encoding thioredoxin-disulfide reductase, with the protein MNTNYDIIVIGAGAAGMAAAQYACRSSLKVLVLEEKAPGGQAILIDSLENYPGYAEPINGFEFSENMRKQAAGFGAEFASDKVEAVTKNGDKTFTVQTAGATYTALAVILATGAEHRSLGVKGEKELQGKGVSYCATCDGPFFRNKHIVVVGGGDAACDEALFLANLTDTVTMVHRRDTFRAQKALVTRTLNNPHITAVFDTTVTEIKGADKVTAVVLRNVKTQEERELACDAVFFFVGMNPKTELFPDATKDATGYIVTDEDMRTSIEGLYAAGDVRAKSFRQVVTAVADGAIAAHTAAAYIDSLHS; encoded by the coding sequence ATGAATACAAATTATGATATTATCGTTATCGGTGCCGGCGCGGCAGGTATGGCTGCGGCGCAATATGCGTGCCGATCAAGCTTAAAAGTATTAGTGCTGGAAGAAAAAGCACCGGGCGGACAGGCTATTTTAATCGATTCACTTGAAAATTATCCCGGATATGCCGAACCGATTAATGGCTTTGAATTTTCCGAAAATATGCGTAAACAGGCGGCAGGCTTCGGTGCGGAGTTTGCTTCCGACAAGGTAGAAGCCGTTACAAAAAACGGAGATAAAACCTTTACCGTGCAAACCGCCGGAGCAACTTACACGGCGCTTGCCGTCATCCTTGCGACGGGGGCGGAGCACCGCAGCCTCGGTGTAAAGGGCGAAAAAGAGCTACAGGGGAAAGGTGTTTCATACTGCGCTACCTGCGACGGCCCCTTCTTTAGAAATAAGCATATCGTTGTGGTCGGCGGAGGGGATGCCGCTTGCGATGAAGCGCTCTTCCTTGCCAATCTGACGGATACCGTTACGATGGTACACCGCCGCGACACCTTCCGTGCGCAAAAGGCGCTCGTTACCCGGACATTGAATAATCCTCATATAACGGCGGTATTCGATACGACCGTCACGGAGATTAAAGGAGCCGATAAGGTAACGGCCGTTGTACTGCGGAATGTAAAGACGCAGGAAGAACGGGAACTTGCCTGTGATGCAGTCTTCTTTTTTGTCGGTATGAATCCTAAAACGGAATTATTCCCCGACGCAACAAAGGATGCAACGGGATATATCGTTACCGATGAGGATATGCGAACCTCTATCGAAGGGCTTTACGCGGCAGGCGATGTGCGCGCTAAGTCTTTCCGGCAGGTGGTTACTGCAGTTGCAGACGGCGCGATTGCCGCTCATACGGCAGCAGCTTATATCGATAGCCTGCACAGTTAA